GAAGGAGAAGGCGCTGGAAACCAGCCGGTAGACGCAGCCAGGGCTCGCCAGGTAGCGTCTGATGCCGGTGTGCCGGTTTTTCTGTTTGGCAGCATCTCGTCAAGCGGCGCAAGCTACGACATCGCGTTGACGCTGAATGAGACCTCGTCCGGAAGGACGCTGGCCAGCTTCAGCGAACGCGCGGCAAGCAAGGAACAGATTGGTGTAACGCTGGACCGGCTGGCGCAGCCGCTGCGTGCGGCGTTGGGTGAGTCGAACAGCGACATGGAGAAGACCAGCGTCCCGTTCAACAGCCTGGCCAGCTCCTCGCAGGAGGCTTTGCGGGAGTACGCCCTGGGCGAGTTGGCGCTGAGCCGCTGGCAACCCATGCAGGCGATCCAGGCCTACGAGCGGGCGTCTGCGGCGGATGCCGGTTTTGCGCAACCGCAGGTAAAGCTGGCCATGCTGTATGAAGCCATCGGCGCCGAAGATGCGGCTTCGGCGGCGGCGCGCTCTGCCGGAGCGAATACCGGGAAGAGCGGGCAACGGCTGACAGCGCTGGGCTCGGTCGTCGATGAGCTGTACGCCAAGGGCAACCTGACCAAAGCACTGGAGTTGCTGAAGAGCTACAGCAAGGACTTTCCTGACGATACCGACGGCCTACGTCTGCAGGCCGTGGTGAACCGCAAGCTTGGCCATTGGGCGGATGCGGGACAGGCGGCGCAGGAAGGGTTGAAGCGCAATCCTGCCGATGGAGAGATGTATCGCGAAGCGGAGCAGGCAATGATTGCTCTGAACCGGTACGAGGCGGCGCTGGAACTGGAGCGGCAGGCGGCGAAGGCAGGATCGCAGCATGGCGGCCTGCAGTTGCTGGCGGCGTATCTGCAGGGCAATAACGATCTTCTGGACACGCTGGTGGAGAGCGCAAAGCAGCATCCGGATGCCCTGATGCTAAGCCCGGCCTATGCCATGTACCTGGATAACACGGGACACCTGCAGGCAGGAGCGGCGGTGTGGCGCCAGGCGATAGAGCGTGTTGGACAGAGCTCGAAGCTGTCTTCGGTTGCTGCGACGTATGCTGCGCAGGCCGCGCTGGATCGTGCGCTGGTGGCGGACTGTGCCGGGGCAAAGGAGTTTCTGGGGTCTGCGCAGACAACCACCGCTACGGCGGCCTACGATGCAGGGCTGGCGGCGGCGATGTGCGGGGAAGCAGAGCTGGCGCGACAGCATCTGGCTACGTTGAAGAGCCAGCCCGGGATGGCGGCGAAGGAGTATCTTGCGCCGATGGTCGCCGCGGCCATTCAGTGGAAGTCAGGAGAGGCTGCCGCCGCGCTGGAGGTTCTGTCCAGGGCCAAGAGCTACGACACGGTGACGATTGGAGCGTATCTGCGGGGACAGGCGCAGGTGGCGACGGGCAAGCCGCAGGTGGCGTTGATTGATTACCAGGTGCAGTTGCAGCATCGCGGCCAGTCGTTGCTGAGCGGCGGTACGGCGTATCCGGCGGCGCAGATCGGGCTGGCGCATGCCTATGATGCGATGGGCGACCACAACAACGCGGTTCCGGCTTATAAAGCGTTTGCCACGCTGTGGAAGGATGCCGGGACGGGTTCGCCGCTGCTGGCGGAAGCGAAGGCGAAGGGGAAGTAAGTCAGACCCGGAGCGTGTGCCGTCTCAGGCGCGAGGCTCGGTGCGGCGGTCGTGGTAGCGCAGCTCGATCATGGTGCAGTCGTCGGTGGGCGGAGCTCCGTTCATGAAGCGCTGCACGGAGTCGAACATCTCTGCCACGGAGTCGAACTGGGAGGCGGCCTCTTCCAGACGGTCGTCGCCAAAGAATTCGCCGTCAGGATCTTCGGCTTCGGTGACTCCGTCGGTGACGAGAATGAGGCGGCTGTTCTGCGGCATCTTAAGGTAAGCGGCGTCGTAGTCGGCGTCCGGCAGCAGGCCCACCGGAAGGTTGGTGGCGGTGAGCTTTTCCACCTTGCCGTCGCCCACCAGCAGAGGCATGACGTGACCGCAATTGATGTACTGCAGGTTGCCGTTTTTGCTCAGCTTCAGAACGATCATGGTGGCGTACTTGCCGATGTCTTTTGCGCAGATGAAGCGGTTGCACATGCGTGCCACCTGCTCCAGCGGCTGGCGCGCCGCGAGCTGCGAGTAAACGAGGCCCTGCAGCGTGGAGGCCAGGAGAGCGGCGGAGACACCCTTGCCGGAGACATCCGTAATGACGAGCGAGACTCCGTCTTCATCGACCAGAACATCAAAGAAATCGCCGCCGACGTCCTTACACGGCACGTTGCGGGCGTTGATGCGGGCGTAGGGGATGTCCGGGATCTGCACGGTCATCAGGCCCTGCTGGATGTGCGCGGCGATGTTCAGTTCTTCGCGGTAGCGGCGCGCGGCTTCATCGGCGCGGGCCAGGGAAGCGTTTTCGATCAGCGATGCGGCTTCTCCGGCGATGGTTTCCAGCAGGCCGCTGTCGACCTCGTTGAGTGTGCCGGCCTTCAGGCGGCTGTCGAGATAGAGCACGCCGAGAATTTCACCGCCGAACTCGGACTTGCTGTCGTCGTCGCCGCCAAAATCGGAATGACGGCTGCGCAACGGAATGCAGATGACGGTGCGAATGCTTCCGGCGACCATGGAGTCCGACAGGCTGCCTTCAGCCGAGAGCGTATCGGTGATGATGTATTCGGCGGCGCTGCGCGTGGCCTGCTGAATGGCGGACTGCGAGACATCGCGTGCGTCCGGGAGAGTTTCCCCGGCCAGTGAGAGTCCCACGGCCATGGTCAGCTCGCTGGTGTCGGTATCGCGCAGGTAGACGAAGCCGCGCTCCATCTTGGTCAGGTCCAGTGTGATCTCGACCAGGGATTTTAGAACCTCTTCGACCGCGCCGACGGCGTTGAGCTTGCGTGCTGCTTCCAGGAACCAGCGCAGCTTCTCAAGGTCAGAGCCTTCACTGGGCATGGCGATGGACTGCATCTGGCCCATCAGGTCTTTCAGGCTGGCGGTATCGCGGGCGGGCTTGCCGAAGCGCAGCAGGGGGCCGTCGGAAGAGCCGAAGCGAATCTTGTCGCCGGGGGAGAGTACCTGCGGGCCGGCCATGGCGTCCAGGCGGCGACCGTTCAGATACGTACCGTGGGTGCTGCGCAGATCTTCCAGCAGATACTGGCCGTTCTGGTGATGAATCTGCGCATGGGCGCGCGAAATGAACGGGTGGTCGAGCACCAGCGAACGGTCG
Above is a genomic segment from Terriglobus tenax containing:
- a CDS encoding serine/threonine-protein kinase; translated protein: MSIAIGSSVGPYQILGSLGFGGMGSVYRAMDTRLHREVALKMLHDDLAMPGLHERFLREARAVSALNHPNIRAIFDIGDHDGVPYMVMELLDGETLRDAINRGPLALGDVVSYGSEIAEALAAAHAKNIVHRDIKPANVFLVPRPNGTSQAKVLDFGLAKIDRPLDHSHLTRDLTVSGSTVGTVCYMSPEQARGEQLDARSDLFSLGVLLYEMVTGQVPFDGATSAVIFVNILSHDPPAMKSFGANVPKDLEKIILKLLAKDRKNRYQSAREVVAALDAIRDGGKKAWWAQRAKSPVNDPGDPQAVNRRARRPSSPAVPGGRRANDLPERASQPFVAPPEQHVSGPNDVTEISIPAAGWRPPAARVNPAPVVSKPVEKEAAAVAVVSGARSAVRPAISAESNSEEYESASYDEPQKKSSRKLLVAAAAVAVVAAGAFGYVKTRSSSVVSDVMVPGQAVMITALQNQTGDATLNDWVAAGLAMELSQSQTIVFRGPESFAAELAAEGEGAGNQPVDAARARQVASDAGVPVFLFGSISSSGASYDIALTLNETSSGRTLASFSERAASKEQIGVTLDRLAQPLRAALGESNSDMEKTSVPFNSLASSSQEALREYALGELALSRWQPMQAIQAYERASAADAGFAQPQVKLAMLYEAIGAEDAASAAARSAGANTGKSGQRLTALGSVVDELYAKGNLTKALELLKSYSKDFPDDTDGLRLQAVVNRKLGHWADAGQAAQEGLKRNPADGEMYREAEQAMIALNRYEAALELERQAAKAGSQHGGLQLLAAYLQGNNDLLDTLVESAKQHPDALMLSPAYAMYLDNTGHLQAGAAVWRQAIERVGQSSKLSSVAATYAAQAALDRALVADCAGAKEFLGSAQTTTATAAYDAGLAAAMCGEAELARQHLATLKSQPGMAAKEYLAPMVAAAIQWKSGEAAAALEVLSRAKSYDTVTIGAYLRGQAQVATGKPQVALIDYQVQLQHRGQSLLSGGTAYPAAQIGLAHAYDAMGDHNNAVPAYKAFATLWKDAGTGSPLLAEAKAKGK
- a CDS encoding SpoIIE family protein phosphatase, which encodes MTMAESTFAPMKMLLEDRGNRFPRTLDSVPFTIGRLNDRSLVLDHPFISRAHAQIHHQNGQYLLEDLRSTHGTYLNGRRLDAMAGPQVLSPGDKIRFGSSDGPLLRFGKPARDTASLKDLMGQMQSIAMPSEGSDLEKLRWFLEAARKLNAVGAVEEVLKSLVEITLDLTKMERGFVYLRDTDTSELTMAVGLSLAGETLPDARDVSQSAIQQATRSAAEYIITDTLSAEGSLSDSMVAGSIRTVICIPLRSRHSDFGGDDDSKSEFGGEILGVLYLDSRLKAGTLNEVDSGLLETIAGEAASLIENASLARADEAARRYREELNIAAHIQQGLMTVQIPDIPYARINARNVPCKDVGGDFFDVLVDEDGVSLVITDVSGKGVSAALLASTLQGLVYSQLAARQPLEQVARMCNRFICAKDIGKYATMIVLKLSKNGNLQYINCGHVMPLLVGDGKVEKLTATNLPVGLLPDADYDAAYLKMPQNSRLILVTDGVTEAEDPDGEFFGDDRLEEAASQFDSVAEMFDSVQRFMNGAPPTDDCTMIELRYHDRRTEPRA